A single region of the Pseudalkalibacillus berkeleyi genome encodes:
- the rlmH gene encoding 23S rRNA (pseudouridine(1915)-N(3))-methyltransferase RlmH: MNIQIISVGKLKEKYLKQGIAEYVKRLGPFAKVEIVEVPDEKAPEQLGETEMEQVKEAEGARILSKIGKDVHVVALAIQGKQQTSEQLAKNLDNLATYGKSKVAFVIGGSLGLSDSVIKRSNEQLSFSKMTFPHQLMRLVLVEQIYRAFKINRGEPYHK; this comes from the coding sequence GTGAATATACAAATTATTAGCGTAGGTAAATTGAAAGAAAAATACTTGAAGCAAGGGATAGCGGAATACGTCAAAAGGCTAGGTCCTTTTGCAAAAGTAGAAATTGTAGAAGTACCAGATGAGAAAGCACCAGAACAATTAGGTGAAACCGAAATGGAACAAGTGAAAGAAGCAGAAGGAGCTCGTATACTTTCGAAAATAGGAAAAGATGTACATGTAGTCGCATTAGCGATACAAGGAAAACAGCAAACATCCGAACAGCTGGCAAAAAATCTAGACAACCTCGCAACCTACGGGAAATCGAAAGTCGCTTTCGTCATCGGTGGATCACTGGGATTAAGCGATTCTGTCATAAAACGATCCAATGAGCAGCTCTCGTTTTCAAAAATGACATTCCCCCACCAACTTATGCGTCTTGTTTTAGTTGAACAGATTTATAGAGCGTTTAAAATTAATAGGGGGGAACCGTACCATAAATAG
- a CDS encoding CxxH/CxxC protein, producing MIACCKEHVELAIDIIVDEHEVAPEMKILTEEEQLSTTCEYCENRAIYMVSN from the coding sequence ATGATCGCTTGTTGCAAAGAACACGTCGAATTAGCTATTGATATCATCGTTGACGAGCATGAAGTCGCTCCGGAAATGAAAATACTCACAGAAGAAGAGCAGTTATCCACAACATGTGAATATTGCGAAAACAGAGCCATATATATGGTGTCAAACTAA
- a CDS encoding recombinase family protein, whose translation MNEIKSVAIYCRVSTEEQASEGYSISAQLQTLRQYSSLYGWQIAEEYVDKGISGKDIKGRPAMQRLISDVDKDKFQAVLVWKISRLSRNMLDTLVLLDKFEEYDVKFISYSENFDTSNPIGKLVVQLMASIAEMERNTLSENVKLGMTQRAKEGSWNGGVVFGYDSIKKELVINPKEAEVVRMIFNLYAEGKGLKAIANHLNKAGYRTKRNRHFSINGIATILDNPVYNGKIRWLQVENWDKKRRRGKNSNPIIVDGNHQAIIPNELWNIVQARRQSKSFKQRQSHEPFLLSSILRCPDCGQGMVPSITTYTRKDGSKRKHRYYVCGAFHNKGSSACKANSIKAYYAEDAVLKRIIDFFSDVTIFSQTIENINKETVQTNVKLKEQLENIETELYETSVMLDKLMEAFEQNLFPVAILQERLQNVSKSKNELEQKKNELSIKLNSSDSKVIPPDVVKLLLESYVQIFQQSSREKQKQLFQLLINKISIKQSDGRSRTVDKIELDFDFSEVNLSKTFTLIHMLYLESGNSKEKSSSNLDSKEKIPPYLQLFLPLFMVRFPPINFKRSINLFN comes from the coding sequence TTGAATGAAATAAAAAGTGTTGCCATTTACTGTCGTGTCAGCACCGAAGAGCAAGCAAGTGAAGGCTATAGTATTTCTGCACAACTACAGACTTTACGACAATATTCATCTTTATATGGGTGGCAGATTGCTGAGGAATATGTTGATAAAGGCATAAGCGGCAAAGATATAAAAGGCCGACCTGCAATGCAAAGGCTTATATCAGACGTGGATAAAGATAAATTTCAAGCTGTACTTGTATGGAAAATATCACGTCTTTCCCGCAATATGTTGGATACTCTTGTGCTACTTGATAAATTCGAAGAATACGATGTAAAGTTTATATCCTATTCTGAGAATTTTGATACATCGAATCCTATTGGTAAACTTGTCGTCCAACTAATGGCTTCCATTGCTGAAATGGAGAGAAATACTCTTTCAGAAAATGTGAAGCTAGGAATGACACAAAGAGCTAAAGAAGGCAGCTGGAATGGCGGAGTGGTTTTCGGATATGATTCGATAAAAAAAGAACTTGTTATTAATCCAAAGGAAGCAGAAGTTGTCCGAATGATCTTCAACCTATATGCAGAAGGGAAGGGTCTTAAAGCCATAGCGAATCACTTAAACAAAGCAGGATATAGGACAAAACGTAATAGACACTTTTCCATTAATGGAATCGCTACAATATTAGATAACCCTGTCTATAATGGTAAAATCCGATGGTTACAAGTTGAGAACTGGGATAAAAAGCGAAGGCGAGGCAAAAATTCAAATCCCATTATAGTTGATGGGAACCACCAAGCAATAATCCCCAACGAGCTTTGGAATATCGTTCAAGCCCGAAGACAGAGTAAATCTTTTAAGCAGCGTCAGTCCCACGAACCTTTCCTATTAAGTAGTATCCTTCGATGTCCTGATTGTGGTCAGGGTATGGTGCCGTCTATCACAACATATACTCGAAAAGATGGAAGTAAACGAAAACATCGCTATTATGTATGTGGTGCATTTCACAACAAAGGATCATCCGCCTGTAAAGCGAATTCAATTAAAGCTTACTATGCAGAAGATGCTGTCCTTAAACGTATAATTGACTTTTTTAGCGATGTAACTATCTTTAGTCAAACCATAGAAAATATAAATAAAGAAACGGTTCAAACAAATGTGAAACTTAAAGAGCAGCTAGAGAATATTGAAACAGAGCTTTATGAAACAAGCGTCATGCTTGATAAATTAATGGAAGCATTTGAACAAAATCTCTTCCCTGTTGCCATACTACAGGAAAGGTTACAAAATGTTTCTAAATCAAAAAATGAACTAGAACAAAAGAAAAATGAACTCAGCATTAAACTGAATTCATCAGATTCAAAAGTTATTCCACCAGACGTGGTTAAGCTTTTATTAGAGTCATACGTTCAAATATTTCAACAGTCATCGAGAGAAAAACAAAAGCAACTCTTTCAGCTATTGATAAATAAGATATCAATCAAACAATCGGACGGACGTTCTCGAACTGTTGATAAAATTGAACTTGATTTTGATTTTTCCGAGGTCAACCTGTCTAAGACATTTACACTGATTCACATGCTGTACCTTGAATCAGGTAATTCAAAGGAAAAATCCTCCTCTAATCTCGATTCAAAAGAGAAAATTCCACCTTATCTTCAACTTTTTTTGCCTCTATTTATGGTACGGTTCCCCCCTATTAATTTTAAACGCTCTATAAATCTGTTCAACTAA
- a CDS encoding S1C family serine protease yields MGYYDQEYRNPQRQKGNKSRSFLMGLTGVLLGALLVLFATEFGLFSSDVKPDTNEEASGETTETTPGETIKVDVNTAITEAVEKAQGAVVEVENIQGSSLFDQENKAGVGSGVIYKKEGDYAYVVTNQHVVANAGQLEIALVDGTKLDAELLGSDEIMDLAVLRVDGSKIEEVAEFGSSSSLKPGEPAIAIGNPLGNFPGTVTQGIISAADRTIPVDPNGDGQPDWQAEVIQTDAAINPGNSGGALINIKGQVIGINSMKIAQQAVEGIGFAIPADIARPIIADLEQHGTVKRPYMGVAIVPLTQVSNYHRQQTLKIPSEVNQGVVVTQVEGTSPAGKAGLKEFDVIISLDGEKVDSPAALRKHLYSEKEVGEEMEVTYYREGEKKTTTMTLGESKGKGE; encoded by the coding sequence ATGGGTTACTATGATCAAGAATATCGTAATCCTCAAAGACAAAAGGGGAATAAATCTCGCAGTTTTTTGATGGGATTGACTGGGGTTTTGCTTGGTGCTCTTCTAGTCCTATTTGCAACTGAATTTGGCTTGTTTTCAAGTGATGTCAAACCTGATACAAATGAAGAAGCAAGTGGTGAAACAACAGAAACGACACCAGGTGAAACGATTAAAGTAGATGTGAACACAGCCATAACAGAAGCGGTTGAAAAAGCACAAGGTGCAGTTGTTGAAGTAGAGAACATCCAAGGATCTAGCTTATTTGATCAAGAAAATAAAGCTGGCGTTGGATCGGGTGTCATCTATAAAAAAGAAGGCGATTATGCATACGTGGTTACAAACCAACACGTTGTTGCCAATGCAGGACAGTTAGAAATTGCATTAGTGGATGGCACTAAACTCGATGCTGAATTGCTAGGTTCAGATGAAATCATGGACTTAGCTGTACTAAGAGTCGATGGTAGTAAAATTGAGGAAGTCGCAGAGTTTGGTAGTTCCAGTAGCTTAAAACCAGGTGAACCTGCTATTGCGATTGGAAATCCACTAGGGAACTTCCCAGGGACAGTTACACAAGGCATCATTAGTGCTGCTGATCGAACAATCCCAGTAGATCCTAATGGAGATGGGCAACCTGATTGGCAGGCTGAAGTTATCCAAACAGATGCTGCGATCAACCCTGGTAACAGTGGCGGTGCACTCATCAATATTAAAGGTCAGGTCATCGGGATCAATTCAATGAAAATTGCTCAGCAAGCAGTTGAAGGAATTGGTTTTGCCATCCCAGCCGATATTGCCCGTCCAATTATCGCGGATCTTGAACAACATGGTACAGTGAAACGACCATATATGGGCGTTGCTATCGTTCCACTAACGCAAGTTTCCAACTATCACCGTCAACAAACATTGAAGATTCCAAGTGAAGTTAATCAAGGTGTAGTGGTTACACAAGTGGAAGGCACGTCACCAGCTGGCAAAGCCGGATTGAAGGAATTCGATGTGATTATCTCGCTAGATGGTGAAAAAGTCGATTCACCTGCAGCACTCCGAAAACACCTATATTCTGAAAAAGAAGTAGGCGAAGAAATGGAAGTCACATACTACCGAGAAGGCGAAAAGAAAACAACGACAATGACATTAGGAGAATCAAAAGGCAAAGGAGAGTAA